A portion of the Phycisphaerales bacterium genome contains these proteins:
- a CDS encoding dicarboxylate/amino acid:cation symporter produces the protein MADAPTTTPGRIPSRRKGLALHWQIIIGLVAGIVVGLIINLAWTQGTWASMGVDNVPAFLAKERVLVMPDGKPFAQVATDAGLPEWAVLDPTELEDSDLERLGIAVANQDASFLAHASRFIRNANLFVGDLFMRCLRFIAVPIVLFSLIVGVSTLNNLTKLSRIGGKTIGIYLVTTAVAISLGLVIANIARPGAFVPQEMRDRLLADYKDAAQGGVDVAQASGDLNPWERIVDLVAANPFAAIAEGNMLQIVFLALLIGIGLSLILPSEAKPVVDFCDGMTKAVIKLVELLMLTAPIAVFALIVKVVADLGLEVLGALAVYSLCVVGGLALMVFAVYPLVLKLFTGVGPGRFYKAIAPAQLLAFSSASSSATLPVTMECVEKRLGVSDEVSSFVLPLGATINMDGTALYQGVAAVFIAQLYSMNLGLGDQLAIVGTATLASIGTAGVPGAGVIMLVIVLQSVGVPLEGIAAILGVDRLLDMCRTTCNITGDAMVATVVAGTEGELASVQEVERQLVQEASRGLDESPPN, from the coding sequence ATGGCCGACGCCCCGACGACCACCCCGGGCCGCATTCCGTCCCGCCGAAAGGGCCTGGCCCTGCACTGGCAGATCATCATCGGCCTGGTCGCCGGCATCGTGGTCGGCCTGATCATCAACCTCGCGTGGACGCAGGGGACCTGGGCGTCGATGGGCGTCGACAACGTGCCGGCCTTCCTGGCAAAAGAGCGCGTGCTGGTCATGCCCGATGGCAAGCCCTTCGCCCAGGTCGCCACCGACGCCGGCCTGCCCGAGTGGGCCGTGCTCGATCCGACCGAACTCGAAGACTCCGACCTCGAGCGGCTCGGCATCGCCGTCGCCAACCAGGACGCCAGCTTCCTGGCCCACGCGTCGCGGTTCATCCGCAACGCCAACCTCTTCGTGGGCGACCTGTTCATGCGTTGCCTGCGCTTCATCGCCGTGCCCATCGTGCTGTTCAGCCTCATCGTGGGCGTCAGCACGCTGAACAACCTGACCAAGCTCAGCCGCATCGGCGGCAAGACCATCGGCATCTACCTGGTCACGACGGCGGTTGCGATCTCGCTGGGCCTGGTCATCGCCAACATTGCGCGCCCGGGCGCGTTCGTGCCGCAGGAGATGCGCGATCGCCTGCTGGCCGACTACAAGGACGCGGCCCAGGGCGGCGTGGACGTCGCCCAGGCCAGCGGCGACCTGAACCCGTGGGAGCGCATCGTCGACCTCGTCGCCGCCAACCCCTTCGCGGCCATCGCCGAGGGGAACATGCTGCAGATCGTGTTCCTCGCGCTGCTGATTGGCATCGGGCTCAGCCTCATCCTGCCGTCCGAAGCCAAGCCCGTCGTCGACTTCTGCGATGGCATGACCAAGGCGGTCATCAAGCTCGTGGAGTTGCTGATGCTCACCGCCCCCATCGCCGTCTTTGCGCTCATCGTGAAGGTGGTGGCCGACCTGGGACTCGAGGTCCTCGGTGCGCTCGCGGTCTACAGCCTGTGCGTCGTGGGCGGGCTGGCGCTCATGGTGTTCGCCGTGTACCCATTAGTCCTGAAGCTCTTCACGGGCGTGGGCCCGGGCCGGTTCTACAAGGCCATCGCCCCCGCGCAGCTCCTGGCCTTCAGCAGCGCCAGCAGCAGCGCGACGCTGCCGGTGACGATGGAGTGCGTCGAGAAGCGCCTGGGCGTGAGCGACGAGGTCTCCAGCTTCGTGCTGCCCCTGGGCGCCACCATCAACATGGACGGGACGGCGCTGTATCAGGGCGTGGCGGCCGTCTTCATCGCCCAGCTCTACAGCATGAACCTCGGGCTCGGCGACCAGCTCGCCATCGTCGGCACCGCCACGCTCGCCTCCATCGGCACCGCCGGCGTGCCCGGCGCGGGCGTCATCATGCTGGTGATCGTGCTGCAAAGCGTGGGTGTCCCCCTCGAGGGCATCGCCGCCATCCTGGGCGTCGACCGCCTGCTGGACATGTGCCGCACCACCTGCAACATCACCGGCGACGCGATGGTGGCGACGGTGGTGGCGGGGACGGAGGGGGAGTTGGCGAGTGTTCAGGAAGTGGAGCGGCAGTTGGTGCAGGAGGCGTCGAGGGGACTGGATGAGTCCCCGCCGAATTAG
- a CDS encoding ABC transporter ATP-binding protein, with protein MARNQQVSSRRYRHYIERERERRAEAREPSDDPLARKGKRSRGFGTLARQFWKLLRGHRGMVIASLVTLTIATGLGLLLPLSTKIALDYILSTEPGLSGLAENLPEPQRGRSLEALGSMGDAELRTLRWRALLVLCGAMMIVATLGVAFGIWGRWQMTRMTKRVQAMLRRRVFEHAARLPLHRVQAMRSGGVSSILREDAGAAAELLFGMIYNPWRAAVTLLGALIAMAVVDWRMLVGAIFLLPVVWVTHRAWIGRIRPIYRDVRKTRSEIDAHATEAFGGARVVRGFHREQQEASRFTGGVHLMARQELRAWWWSRSVELVWSVMIPAASAGVLLYGGAAVLGGTMTIGDVMMFSVYLLYLLGPVEALAASATQIQNALSGLDRSLDLLEEPLEFADTRDAATSMPAVVHGRISLEGVWFAYPRSKKTQPGEPEPEPEYVLKDINLDVPAGSTVALVGRSGSGKTTLCNLVARFYDPTRGRVLLDGVDLRDIDVDKYRALLGVVEQDVFLFDGSIYDNIAYARRWATEDQVREAARIASADEFIEELSEGYQTIVGERGVRLSGGQKQRIAIARAVLADPKVLILDEATSNLDTHSEKLIQRALAQLTSERTTFVIAHRLSTIRHADAIVVMHKGQVTEVGTHEELLARGGAYAGLVQAQVEDLEEDAEIAQ; from the coding sequence GTGGCGAGGAACCAGCAAGTCAGCAGCCGGCGATACCGGCACTACATCGAGCGTGAACGCGAGCGGCGGGCGGAGGCCAGGGAGCCCAGCGACGACCCCCTCGCCAGGAAGGGCAAGCGCTCGCGCGGCTTCGGCACGCTGGCGCGCCAGTTCTGGAAGCTGCTGCGCGGCCATCGCGGCATGGTCATCGCCTCGCTGGTCACGCTGACGATCGCGACCGGCCTGGGCCTGCTGCTGCCGCTGTCGACCAAGATCGCCCTGGACTACATCCTGAGCACCGAGCCCGGTCTGAGCGGGCTGGCCGAGAACCTGCCCGAGCCCCAGCGCGGGCGGTCGCTCGAGGCTCTGGGATCGATGGGCGATGCCGAACTGAGGACGCTGCGGTGGCGGGCGCTGCTGGTCTTGTGCGGGGCGATGATGATCGTCGCGACGCTGGGCGTGGCCTTCGGCATCTGGGGCCGCTGGCAGATGACGCGCATGACCAAGCGCGTGCAGGCGATGCTGCGCCGCCGCGTGTTCGAGCACGCCGCGCGGCTCCCGCTGCACAGGGTCCAGGCGATGCGCTCGGGCGGCGTCTCGAGCATCCTGAGAGAAGACGCCGGCGCGGCGGCCGAACTGCTCTTCGGCATGATCTACAACCCCTGGCGCGCCGCCGTCACGCTGCTGGGCGCGCTCATCGCCATGGCGGTTGTCGACTGGCGGATGCTGGTGGGGGCCATCTTCCTGCTGCCGGTCGTGTGGGTCACGCACCGCGCGTGGATCGGGCGCATCCGGCCCATTTACCGCGATGTCAGAAAGACCCGCAGCGAGATCGACGCCCACGCGACGGAAGCGTTCGGTGGCGCAAGGGTCGTCCGCGGCTTCCACCGCGAGCAGCAGGAGGCCAGCCGCTTCACCGGGGGCGTGCACCTGATGGCCCGCCAGGAGCTGCGCGCGTGGTGGTGGAGCCGGTCTGTGGAACTGGTCTGGTCGGTCATGATCCCCGCGGCGTCGGCGGGCGTCTTGCTCTACGGCGGCGCGGCCGTGCTTGGCGGCACGATGACCATCGGCGACGTCATGATGTTCTCGGTGTACCTGCTCTATCTCTTAGGCCCCGTCGAGGCACTGGCCGCCAGCGCGACGCAGATCCAGAACGCGCTGTCGGGCCTCGATCGATCGCTGGACCTGCTGGAAGAGCCCCTCGAGTTCGCCGACACGCGCGATGCGGCGACGAGCATGCCCGCCGTCGTGCACGGGCGAATCTCGCTCGAGGGCGTGTGGTTCGCGTATCCAAGGAGCAAGAAGACCCAACCCGGCGAGCCCGAGCCAGAGCCCGAGTACGTGCTGAAGGACATCAACCTGGACGTCCCCGCCGGCTCGACGGTCGCGCTGGTTGGCCGCAGCGGCAGCGGCAAGACGACCTTGTGTAATCTCGTGGCCCGCTTCTATGACCCAACGAGGGGCCGCGTGCTGCTCGACGGCGTGGACCTGCGCGACATCGACGTGGACAAGTACCGCGCGCTGCTGGGCGTGGTCGAGCAGGACGTCTTCCTCTTCGACGGCAGCATCTACGACAACATCGCCTACGCCCGGCGCTGGGCGACCGAGGACCAGGTCCGCGAGGCGGCGCGCATCGCGAGCGCCGACGAGTTCATCGAGGAGCTGAGCGAGGGCTACCAGACCATCGTCGGCGAGCGCGGCGTGCGCCTCAGCGGCGGGCAGAAGCAGCGCATCGCCATCGCCCGCGCGGTGCTGGCCGACCCCAAGGTTCTTATCCTGGACGAGGCCACGAGCAACCTGGACACCCACAGCGAGAAGCTCATCCAGCGCGCCCTGGCCCAATTGACCAGCGAACGCACGACGTTCGTCATCGCCCACCGCCTGAGCACCATCCGCCACGCCGACGCCATCGTCGTCATGCACAAGGGCCAGGTCACCGAGGTCGGCACGCACGAGGAGCTGCTCGCCCGCGGCGGGGCCTACGCGGGATTGGTGCAGGCGCAGGTGGAGGATCTGGAAGAGGACGCCGAGATCGCGCAGTAG